In Anopheles arabiensis isolate DONGOLA chromosome 2, AaraD3, whole genome shotgun sequence, the genomic window AACGTTTGAAGCACGTGTATGTATCTTGTCtttgactctctctctctcgctttctgcTCTTGTCTCTGTTGAGGTGTTTTATTGACTTCTTTCCTCTGTTGCAGTTCCGTATCTATTTTGTCTCTATTTTTTATCTCGCCTTTATCTCTTTTCATCTTTGCATTCTTTGCTCAGTTACTATGTGCACTTTTCCATTTCCTCTTGAAGTTTTTCCCCTCCCACTTTTTCTCTCCGTTTCGCTCGTAATCGTATCTTCACGATCGGATTTTCTTCACTCGTCAAGCTGATTGCTTTGATATTCGATTGATTTTTCCTCCCCTATTTTCGGCACCGGAAGCAGGTAAGCTAGGCAAcccaaaattaagaaaaagctaatgaaagtaaaaccacactcacaccgcgaatgaaagaaaaacaccaacaaaagcGAAGGGAAAATAAACGGCGATGTAAACACATAGAAGAAACGTGAACACGTCACAGACGAACGTGCAAACGGATGCACACGGATGGCAGAGTGGGCTGGCTTTGAGCTGGTTGGTTACTGACAATGAAACGCCGTTGAGTGTGATGTGGTTGTGCCTTGATGCTTGTGCAGTAGTTGTTTTTTGCACTTGATCGGAAAACGGCTTACAGTGAAAAAACAGCCACCAAAATGGAACGGATTTAGCGGCGAAAAGGTGCCGACAACCTGtagctaattttttttttttcgtgctgaAAAATGGAAGTTCGTTTGGTTGCCATTTGGCACCGGTTGCACGGAAAGCACCGAGCTTCACTAATGATGAAACCGGACCGTAATGAACCGAGCGTTCCGAGTAGTTTCCGTGGTGATGCTCTAACAAAAGCGCTGACCACGGTGGGAAGGAAATTAGAATTCCAAAATTGTTACAGACGGTGGGTAATGTCGGCGAGCAACAAGACGTaatagcaataaaaatggGTTTTTATGATTAAATTTATCATTTCTTAATTGCCAGTTTCAATTCCTATAGTTATTTACTTTGAGCTTGGATCGTTTGTGTTATTCAAGGTGTATTTAAGCTGTAATTTAATGAAATGTTGGATTTCTCGGTAAAACAGGTTGAATACTGGTAgataaaaaactgtttttataTTCCTTTCATCATTAAATTATCAATTTGAGACCCATAACATATTATCTTGTATATTGCTGAAAATGATATTGAAAAACgatcatttattttatattttacacattctcaattttatttcaagcaaTTTGTTGTACAAAATTGATACATTGTATCAATGAAGTAAATCATTTCAATTGTGGATTGTAACATAACAATATAGAGAATGTAGTTATTTTATGACAAAAGCAACATGAATATTTTCTTAGCTGCCAtctatttcaaataaaacattctgtaaaagataataaataattattaatgatTCTTCAGACAGATTCTTCTGATACAATTAGCATTTTACGCATTGCTTTTGACTAGTAAGAAATGCTTCGACCGCTTGAATAAGTCATAAGTAGCTAATTTTCAATGATTTTGACCTTTGacctttttaaattttccttGTTATGACCTCTAAATCGAAAAGAAATtgcttttatattttttaaaaggaTTTAAAGAGCCAAATTGATTGCAAAGCTAAAACCATTCAATCGTATCCAAAAtatacaaatgaaaaaaatcaagtGAAACACGATCAATAAgtctttaaaaataacaaattattTGAATTCCACAGGtaacattttgatttttatgcaCGTATTACCTCTTTAATTGTGTTTTCCAATTTTGTTAGTACTTTAATTGAtcattttgctaaaaaaactcTATAAATCATTCCTTTCTTCCCGCTTGTCTTATGCAACCACTGCCACACCTGCGCTTGATTAGTTAAAGTGAAGTGAATTTATACGGTCACATTAACCGCATGCAAACTATCCTCACCGTACTCGTAACACTGCCACTCCCCCGACAAACTCCACCGATTTGCTACCCTTTATTGGTTGTGCTGCTCCACTTCTCAAGCATTAGATGGCAAGCATTTCCAGCCGCCCCACAGAAGCCCAAACGGAACAGTTTGCCAAATCTAATTTGCCAGTCACGTTTGGTTGACTTTGGTCAtataaaaatcatttgcatATTCACCGAACCTGCCAGTATGGATTGCTGCTCACTATCGCGCGCAAGTGGTCCTGCCCTAACGGTTGGTTTTGTGCTGATTTACACTGTTGCACAGAGATGACATACTCACGTCCTGTCCTGCCAGGCTGCGCGGTGCTGTACGCACTCGTTGCGCTCGGTCTTCCGCTGGGAAAGTACGCTGCCGGAAGCTATCTGCGCGACGTCGAACTGATCGGACCATCGTCGCTACAGCTCGAGCACAACACCGTCTACTACTATCCCAGCTACGTCAAGGGTAAAGATCCGGTGGAAGAATACAATGCGCGTCGATTGCACGTAGACACGGGCAACTTTATGGAGCAGGAGGATGATCAGCTCGCCGAGGGTGAGAAGACGCTACACAGaagccaacagcagcagaaggcACCCGTCGCTGGTGCGAATTGTTGTTCGAAAGCGAAACGAAAGCGGAAGTATACGCGTGAACGTGCGCATCAATCCAAACAGCGCGCACCCGATCCGATGCGCGTGGTCGATGCGCAGACGGATCATGAGTATAATTATTTGAAAATTCGCAAAGCGGCCGCAGGGGTGCCACGGTACGTGCGGGACGATGTGGAGCTGTTCGATATTGTCCGGCCGGAAAAGCGTATGAAGGAAAAGCGTCCAATCAGGCGCAGAACGCGAACGGTCGTCGGTGATGGTGGCAATGGTGAGCGTCGGTACGAAGAATCCGATCCACAAGTGTTTGCTTACGAACGGTCGGACGTGGAACCGATCGAGAGGGGAGTTTCTAAGCAGCCCGGGAAACAGGAGGATAGTCAATACTTTCAGtaagtgctg contains:
- the LOC120897462 gene encoding uncharacterized protein LOC120897462 isoform X1, producing MTYSRPVLPGCAVLYALVALGLPLGKYAAGSYLRDVELIGPSSLQLEHNTVYYYPSYVKGKDPVEEYNARRLHVDTGNFMEQEDDQLAEGEKTLHRSQQQQKAPVAGANCCSKAKRKRKYTRERAHQSKQRAPDPMRVVDAQTDHEYNYLKIRKAAAGVPRYVRDDVELFDIVRPEKRMKEKRPIRRRTRTVVGDGGNGERRYEESDPQVFAYERSDVEPIERGVSKQPGKQEDSQYFQDTFQFQKSPLELEFGHLFESNDGWEERYERQDHQNHRHQGKVKWADKSGGFGEHYWDLNHIQPSGVSHR
- the LOC120897462 gene encoding uncharacterized protein LOC120897462 isoform X2, with protein sequence MTYSRPVLPGCAVLYALVALGLPLGKYAAGSYLRDVELIGPSSLQLEHNTVYYYPSYVKGKDPVEEYNARRLHVDTGNFMEQEDDQLAEGEKTLHRSQQQQKAPVAGANCCSKAKRKRKYTRERAHQSKQRAPDPMRVVDAQTDHEYNYLKIRKAAAGVPRYVRDDVELFDIVRPEKRMKEKRPIRRRTRTVVGDGGNGERRYEESDPQVFAYERSDVEPIERGVSKQPGKQEDSQYFQYAEVFGDGSFTAGARRGNDQHYVEQLERGSHGIGVFQKKVKWADKSGGFGEHYWDLNHIQPSGVSHR
- the LOC120897462 gene encoding uncharacterized protein LOC120897462 isoform X3, encoding MTYSRPVLPGCAVLYALVALGLPLGKYAAGSYLRDVELIGPSSLQLEHNTVYYYPSYVKGKDPVEEYNARRLHVDTGNFMEQEDDQLAEGEKTLHRSQQQQKAPVAGANCCSKAKRKRKYTRERAHQSKQRAPDPMRVVDAQTDHEYNYLKIRKAAAGVPRYVRDDVELFDIVRPEKRMKEKRPIRRRTRTVVGDGGNGERRYEESDPQVFAYERSDVEPIERGVSKQPGKQEDSQYFQLNGPTRAVASANTTGT